One region of Gopherus evgoodei ecotype Sinaloan lineage chromosome 23, rGopEvg1_v1.p, whole genome shotgun sequence genomic DNA includes:
- the STAT3 gene encoding signal transducer and activator of transcription 3 isoform X3 codes for MAQWNQLQQLDTRYLEQLHQLYSDSFPMELRQFLAPWIESQDWAYAASKESHATLVFHNLLGEIDQQYSRFLQESNVLYQHNLRRIKQFLQSRYLEKPMEIARIVARCLWEESRLLQTAATAAQQGGQASHPTAAVVTEKQQMLEQHLQDVRKRVQDLEQKMKVVENLQDDFDFNYKTLKSQGDMQDLNGNNQSVTRQKMQQLEQMLTALDQMRRGIVSELAGLLSAMEYVQKTLADEELADWKRRQQIACIGGPPNICLDRLENWITSLAESQLQTRQQIKKLEELQQKVSYKGDPIVQHRPMLEERIVELFRNLMKSAFVVERQPCMPMHPDRPLVIKTGVQFTTKVRLLVKFPELNYQLKIKVCIDKDSGDVAALRGSRKFNILGTNTKVMNMEESNNGSLSAEFKHLTLREQRCGNGGRANCDASLIVTEELHLITFETEVYHQGLKIDLETHSLPVVVISNICQMPNAWASILWYNMLTNNPKNVNFFTKPPIGTWDQVAEVLSWQFSSTTKRGLSIEQLTTLAEKLLGPGVNYSGCQITWAKFCKENMAGKGFSFWVWLDNIIDLVKKYILALWNEGYIMGFISKERERAILSTKPPGTFLLRFSESSKEGGITFTWVEKDISGKTQIQSVEPYTKQQLNSMSFAEIIMGYKIMDATNILVSPLVYLYPDIPKEEAFGKYCRPESQEHPEATDSGSTAPYLKTKFICVTP; via the exons GGCGTACGCTGCCAGCAAGGAGTCCCACGCCACGCTGGTGTTCCACAACCTGCTGGGGGAGATCGATCAGCAGTACAGCCGCTTCCTGCAGGAATCCAACGTCCTCTACCAGCACAACCTGCGCAGGATCAAACAGTTCCTGCAG AGCAGGTACCTGGAAAAGCCAATGGAAATCGCCCGGATTGTGGCTCGGTGTCTCTGGGAAGAATCTCGCTTGCTGCAGACAGCTGCAACTGCGGCTCAG CAAGGGGGGCAGGCATCACACCCCACGGCCGCCGTGgtgacagagaagcagcagatgCTGGAGCAGCATCTACAGGACGTGAGGAAGCGGGTACAG GATCTGGAGCAAAAGATGAAGGTGGTGGAGAATCTCCAGGACGACTTCGACTTCAACTACAAGACGCTGAAAAGCCAAGGAG ATATGCAGGATTTGAACGGAAACAATCAGTCCGTGACACGGCAAAAGATGCAGCAGCTGGAACAGATGCTGACCGCGCTGGACCAAATGCGCAGA GGGATTGTGAGCGAACTGGCCGGGCTGCTGTCGGCCATGGAGTATGTGCAGAAGACGCTGGCAGACGAGGAGCTGGCTGACTggaagagaaggcagcaaatTGCCTGTATTGGGGGCCCTCCCAACATCTGCCTGGATCGCCTGGAAAATTG GATCACGTCCCTCGCAGAATCCCAGCTTCAGACACGGCAGCAGATCAAGAAGCTAGAGGAGCTGCAGCAGAAAGTCTCTTACAAAGGAGACCCGATCGTCCAGCACCGGCCCATGTTGGAGGAGAGGATTGTGGAGCTGTTCAGGAATCTAATGAAAAG CGCCTTCGTGGTGGAGAGGCAGCCCTGCATGCCCATGCACCCGGATCGCCCCTTGGTCATCAAAACCGGCGTGCAGTTCACCACCAAAGTCAG GTTACTTGTCAAGTTCCCTGAGCTGAACTACCAGCTGAAGATTAAAGTCTGCATTGACAA GGACTCTGGGGATGTTGCCGCACTCCGGGG gtccCGGAAGTTTAACATCCTGGGGACGAACACCAAGGTCATGAACATGGAGGAGTCTAACAACGGCAGCCTGTCAGCGGAGTTCAAGCACCTG ACGCTGCGGGAGCAGAGGTGCGGCAACGGGGGCAGAGCCAACTGCGAC GCCTCCCTGATCGTCACGGAGGAGCTGCACCTCATCACCTTTGAGACCGAGGTCTATCACCAGGGCCTGAAGATTGACCTGGAG ACCCACTCGCTGCCCGTCGTGGTCATCTCCAACATCTGCCAGATGCCCAACGCCTGGGCATCCATCCTGTGGTACAACATGTTAACAAACAACCCCAAG AACGTAAACTTCTTCACCAAGCCCCCGATCGGCACGTGGGACCAGGTGGCTGAGGTTCTGAGCTGGCAGTTCTCCTCCACCACCAAGCGGGGTCTCAGCATCGAACAGCTGACCACGCTGGCCGAGAAACTCCTCG GACCAGGCGTCAACTACTCTGGCTGCCAGATCACGTGGGCCAAGTTCTGCAAG GAAAACATGGCCGGCAAAGGATTTTCCTTCTGGGTCTGGCTGGACAACATCATCGACCTcgtgaagaaatacatcctggcgCTGTGGAACGAAGG GTACATCATGGGGTTCATCAGCAAGGAGCGGGAGCGGGCCATCCTGAGCACCAAGCCGCCGGGCACCTTCCTGCTGCGCTTCAGCGAGAGCAGCAAGGAGGGGGGCATCACCTTCACCTGGGTGGAGAAGGACATCAGCG ggAAAACCCAGATCCAGTCCGTGGAGCCCTACACCAAGCAGCAGCTCAACAGCATGTCGTTCGCAGAAATCATCATGGGCTACAAAATCATGGATGCCACCAACATCCTGGTCTCACCCCTGGTCTACCTGTACCCCGACATCCCCAAGGAGGAAGCCTTTGGCAAATACTGTCGACCGGAGAGCCAGGAGCACCCCGAAGCTACGGACTCAGGTA gtaCAGCACCGTACCTGAAGACCAAGTTCATCTGCGTCACCCCGTAA
- the STAT3 gene encoding signal transducer and activator of transcription 3 isoform X2, with protein sequence MAQWNQLQQLDTRYLEQLHQLYSDSFPMELRQFLAPWIESQDWAYAASKESHATLVFHNLLGEIDQQYSRFLQESNVLYQHNLRRIKQFLQSRYLEKPMEIARIVARCLWEESRLLQTAATAAQQGGQASHPTAAVVTEKQQMLEQHLQDVRKRVQDLEQKMKVVENLQDDFDFNYKTLKSQGDMQDLNGNNQSVTRQKMQQLEQMLTALDQMRRGIVSELAGLLSAMEYVQKTLADEELADWKRRQQIACIGGPPNICLDRLENWITSLAESQLQTRQQIKKLEELQQKVSYKGDPIVQHRPMLEERIVELFRNLMKSAFVVERQPCMPMHPDRPLVIKTGVQFTTKVRLLVKFPELNYQLKIKVCIDKDSGDVAALRGSRKFNILGTNTKVMNMEESNNGSLSAEFKHLTLREQRCGNGGRANCDASLIVTEELHLITFETEVYHQGLKIDLETHSLPVVVISNICQMPNAWASILWYNMLTNNPKNVNFFTKPPIGTWDQVAEVLSWQFSSTTKRGLSIEQLTTLAEKLLGPGVNYSGCQITWAKFCKENMAGKGFSFWVWLDNIIDLVKKYILALWNEGYIMGFISKERERAILSTKPPGTFLLRFSESSKEGGITFTWVEKDISGKTQIQSVEPYTKQQLNSMSFAEIIMGYKIMDATNILVSPLVYLYPDIPKEEAFGKYCRPESQEHPEATDSGTAPYLKTKFICVTPTTCSNTIDLPMSPRTLDSLMQFGNNSEGTEASAGGQFESLTFDMELTPECAASPM encoded by the exons GGCGTACGCTGCCAGCAAGGAGTCCCACGCCACGCTGGTGTTCCACAACCTGCTGGGGGAGATCGATCAGCAGTACAGCCGCTTCCTGCAGGAATCCAACGTCCTCTACCAGCACAACCTGCGCAGGATCAAACAGTTCCTGCAG AGCAGGTACCTGGAAAAGCCAATGGAAATCGCCCGGATTGTGGCTCGGTGTCTCTGGGAAGAATCTCGCTTGCTGCAGACAGCTGCAACTGCGGCTCAG CAAGGGGGGCAGGCATCACACCCCACGGCCGCCGTGgtgacagagaagcagcagatgCTGGAGCAGCATCTACAGGACGTGAGGAAGCGGGTACAG GATCTGGAGCAAAAGATGAAGGTGGTGGAGAATCTCCAGGACGACTTCGACTTCAACTACAAGACGCTGAAAAGCCAAGGAG ATATGCAGGATTTGAACGGAAACAATCAGTCCGTGACACGGCAAAAGATGCAGCAGCTGGAACAGATGCTGACCGCGCTGGACCAAATGCGCAGA GGGATTGTGAGCGAACTGGCCGGGCTGCTGTCGGCCATGGAGTATGTGCAGAAGACGCTGGCAGACGAGGAGCTGGCTGACTggaagagaaggcagcaaatTGCCTGTATTGGGGGCCCTCCCAACATCTGCCTGGATCGCCTGGAAAATTG GATCACGTCCCTCGCAGAATCCCAGCTTCAGACACGGCAGCAGATCAAGAAGCTAGAGGAGCTGCAGCAGAAAGTCTCTTACAAAGGAGACCCGATCGTCCAGCACCGGCCCATGTTGGAGGAGAGGATTGTGGAGCTGTTCAGGAATCTAATGAAAAG CGCCTTCGTGGTGGAGAGGCAGCCCTGCATGCCCATGCACCCGGATCGCCCCTTGGTCATCAAAACCGGCGTGCAGTTCACCACCAAAGTCAG GTTACTTGTCAAGTTCCCTGAGCTGAACTACCAGCTGAAGATTAAAGTCTGCATTGACAA GGACTCTGGGGATGTTGCCGCACTCCGGGG gtccCGGAAGTTTAACATCCTGGGGACGAACACCAAGGTCATGAACATGGAGGAGTCTAACAACGGCAGCCTGTCAGCGGAGTTCAAGCACCTG ACGCTGCGGGAGCAGAGGTGCGGCAACGGGGGCAGAGCCAACTGCGAC GCCTCCCTGATCGTCACGGAGGAGCTGCACCTCATCACCTTTGAGACCGAGGTCTATCACCAGGGCCTGAAGATTGACCTGGAG ACCCACTCGCTGCCCGTCGTGGTCATCTCCAACATCTGCCAGATGCCCAACGCCTGGGCATCCATCCTGTGGTACAACATGTTAACAAACAACCCCAAG AACGTAAACTTCTTCACCAAGCCCCCGATCGGCACGTGGGACCAGGTGGCTGAGGTTCTGAGCTGGCAGTTCTCCTCCACCACCAAGCGGGGTCTCAGCATCGAACAGCTGACCACGCTGGCCGAGAAACTCCTCG GACCAGGCGTCAACTACTCTGGCTGCCAGATCACGTGGGCCAAGTTCTGCAAG GAAAACATGGCCGGCAAAGGATTTTCCTTCTGGGTCTGGCTGGACAACATCATCGACCTcgtgaagaaatacatcctggcgCTGTGGAACGAAGG GTACATCATGGGGTTCATCAGCAAGGAGCGGGAGCGGGCCATCCTGAGCACCAAGCCGCCGGGCACCTTCCTGCTGCGCTTCAGCGAGAGCAGCAAGGAGGGGGGCATCACCTTCACCTGGGTGGAGAAGGACATCAGCG ggAAAACCCAGATCCAGTCCGTGGAGCCCTACACCAAGCAGCAGCTCAACAGCATGTCGTTCGCAGAAATCATCATGGGCTACAAAATCATGGATGCCACCAACATCCTGGTCTCACCCCTGGTCTACCTGTACCCCGACATCCCCAAGGAGGAAGCCTTTGGCAAATACTGTCGACCGGAGAGCCAGGAGCACCCCGAAGCTACGGACTCAG gtaCAGCACCGTACCTGAAGACCAAGTTCATCTGCGTCACCCC AACGACGTGCAGCAACACCATCGACCTGCCCATGTCCCCGCGCACGCTGGACTCGCTCATGCAGTTCGGCAATAACAGCGAGGGAACGGAGGCCAGTGCAGGAGGCCAGTTTG AGTCTCTGACCTTCGACATGGAGCTGACTCCAGAGTGTGCTGCCTCGCCCATGTGA
- the STAT3 gene encoding signal transducer and activator of transcription 3 isoform X1, producing MAQWNQLQQLDTRYLEQLHQLYSDSFPMELRQFLAPWIESQDWAYAASKESHATLVFHNLLGEIDQQYSRFLQESNVLYQHNLRRIKQFLQSRYLEKPMEIARIVARCLWEESRLLQTAATAAQQGGQASHPTAAVVTEKQQMLEQHLQDVRKRVQDLEQKMKVVENLQDDFDFNYKTLKSQGDMQDLNGNNQSVTRQKMQQLEQMLTALDQMRRGIVSELAGLLSAMEYVQKTLADEELADWKRRQQIACIGGPPNICLDRLENWITSLAESQLQTRQQIKKLEELQQKVSYKGDPIVQHRPMLEERIVELFRNLMKSAFVVERQPCMPMHPDRPLVIKTGVQFTTKVRLLVKFPELNYQLKIKVCIDKDSGDVAALRGSRKFNILGTNTKVMNMEESNNGSLSAEFKHLTLREQRCGNGGRANCDASLIVTEELHLITFETEVYHQGLKIDLETHSLPVVVISNICQMPNAWASILWYNMLTNNPKNVNFFTKPPIGTWDQVAEVLSWQFSSTTKRGLSIEQLTTLAEKLLGPGVNYSGCQITWAKFCKENMAGKGFSFWVWLDNIIDLVKKYILALWNEGYIMGFISKERERAILSTKPPGTFLLRFSESSKEGGITFTWVEKDISGKTQIQSVEPYTKQQLNSMSFAEIIMGYKIMDATNILVSPLVYLYPDIPKEEAFGKYCRPESQEHPEATDSGSTAPYLKTKFICVTPTTCSNTIDLPMSPRTLDSLMQFGNNSEGTEASAGGQFESLTFDMELTPECAASPM from the exons GGCGTACGCTGCCAGCAAGGAGTCCCACGCCACGCTGGTGTTCCACAACCTGCTGGGGGAGATCGATCAGCAGTACAGCCGCTTCCTGCAGGAATCCAACGTCCTCTACCAGCACAACCTGCGCAGGATCAAACAGTTCCTGCAG AGCAGGTACCTGGAAAAGCCAATGGAAATCGCCCGGATTGTGGCTCGGTGTCTCTGGGAAGAATCTCGCTTGCTGCAGACAGCTGCAACTGCGGCTCAG CAAGGGGGGCAGGCATCACACCCCACGGCCGCCGTGgtgacagagaagcagcagatgCTGGAGCAGCATCTACAGGACGTGAGGAAGCGGGTACAG GATCTGGAGCAAAAGATGAAGGTGGTGGAGAATCTCCAGGACGACTTCGACTTCAACTACAAGACGCTGAAAAGCCAAGGAG ATATGCAGGATTTGAACGGAAACAATCAGTCCGTGACACGGCAAAAGATGCAGCAGCTGGAACAGATGCTGACCGCGCTGGACCAAATGCGCAGA GGGATTGTGAGCGAACTGGCCGGGCTGCTGTCGGCCATGGAGTATGTGCAGAAGACGCTGGCAGACGAGGAGCTGGCTGACTggaagagaaggcagcaaatTGCCTGTATTGGGGGCCCTCCCAACATCTGCCTGGATCGCCTGGAAAATTG GATCACGTCCCTCGCAGAATCCCAGCTTCAGACACGGCAGCAGATCAAGAAGCTAGAGGAGCTGCAGCAGAAAGTCTCTTACAAAGGAGACCCGATCGTCCAGCACCGGCCCATGTTGGAGGAGAGGATTGTGGAGCTGTTCAGGAATCTAATGAAAAG CGCCTTCGTGGTGGAGAGGCAGCCCTGCATGCCCATGCACCCGGATCGCCCCTTGGTCATCAAAACCGGCGTGCAGTTCACCACCAAAGTCAG GTTACTTGTCAAGTTCCCTGAGCTGAACTACCAGCTGAAGATTAAAGTCTGCATTGACAA GGACTCTGGGGATGTTGCCGCACTCCGGGG gtccCGGAAGTTTAACATCCTGGGGACGAACACCAAGGTCATGAACATGGAGGAGTCTAACAACGGCAGCCTGTCAGCGGAGTTCAAGCACCTG ACGCTGCGGGAGCAGAGGTGCGGCAACGGGGGCAGAGCCAACTGCGAC GCCTCCCTGATCGTCACGGAGGAGCTGCACCTCATCACCTTTGAGACCGAGGTCTATCACCAGGGCCTGAAGATTGACCTGGAG ACCCACTCGCTGCCCGTCGTGGTCATCTCCAACATCTGCCAGATGCCCAACGCCTGGGCATCCATCCTGTGGTACAACATGTTAACAAACAACCCCAAG AACGTAAACTTCTTCACCAAGCCCCCGATCGGCACGTGGGACCAGGTGGCTGAGGTTCTGAGCTGGCAGTTCTCCTCCACCACCAAGCGGGGTCTCAGCATCGAACAGCTGACCACGCTGGCCGAGAAACTCCTCG GACCAGGCGTCAACTACTCTGGCTGCCAGATCACGTGGGCCAAGTTCTGCAAG GAAAACATGGCCGGCAAAGGATTTTCCTTCTGGGTCTGGCTGGACAACATCATCGACCTcgtgaagaaatacatcctggcgCTGTGGAACGAAGG GTACATCATGGGGTTCATCAGCAAGGAGCGGGAGCGGGCCATCCTGAGCACCAAGCCGCCGGGCACCTTCCTGCTGCGCTTCAGCGAGAGCAGCAAGGAGGGGGGCATCACCTTCACCTGGGTGGAGAAGGACATCAGCG ggAAAACCCAGATCCAGTCCGTGGAGCCCTACACCAAGCAGCAGCTCAACAGCATGTCGTTCGCAGAAATCATCATGGGCTACAAAATCATGGATGCCACCAACATCCTGGTCTCACCCCTGGTCTACCTGTACCCCGACATCCCCAAGGAGGAAGCCTTTGGCAAATACTGTCGACCGGAGAGCCAGGAGCACCCCGAAGCTACGGACTCAGGTA gtaCAGCACCGTACCTGAAGACCAAGTTCATCTGCGTCACCCC AACGACGTGCAGCAACACCATCGACCTGCCCATGTCCCCGCGCACGCTGGACTCGCTCATGCAGTTCGGCAATAACAGCGAGGGAACGGAGGCCAGTGCAGGAGGCCAGTTTG AGTCTCTGACCTTCGACATGGAGCTGACTCCAGAGTGTGCTGCCTCGCCCATGTGA
- the LOC115639199 gene encoding signal transducer and activator of transcription 5B-like: MRVWWRRRASKWCLLLSHLGNLELSLGVYPLRFHPYSARFSPMALWIQAQQLQGEALLQMQVLCSQHFPIEVRHYLSQWIESQAWDSIDLDNPQENLKATQLLEGLIQELQKKADHQVGEDGFLLKIKLGHYATQLQNTYDQCPMELVHCCDELGMFLMFSLNTVLVPQCPLGS; encoded by the exons ATGCGGGTGTGGTGGAGGAGGCGTGCGAGCAAATGGTGTTTGCTTCTTTCTCATTTGGGGAACCTGGAGTTGAGTTTAGGAGTTTACCCGCTTCGTTTTCACCCCTACTCCGCCAG GTTCTCACCGATGGCCCTGTGGATCCAggcccagcagctgcagggggaggcccTGCTCCAGATGCAGGTGCTGTGCAGCCAGCACTTCCCCATCGAGGTGCGGCATTACCTGTCGCAGTGGATTGAGAGCCAAGCATG GGACTCCATCGACCTCGATAACCCCCAGGAGAACCTCAAAGCCACCcagctgctggaggggctgaTCCAGGAGCTGCAAAAGAAGGCCGATCACCAAGTGGGCGAGGACGGGTTCTTGCTGAAGATCAAGCTGGGGCATTATGCCACTCAGCTGCAG AACACGTATGACCAGTGCCCCATGGAGCTGGTGCActgctgtgacgaactgggaatgttcttaatgttttctctgaatactgtgttggtgcctcagtgtcccctaggcagt